One Sanguibacter keddieii DSM 10542 genomic window carries:
- a CDS encoding LacI family DNA-binding transcriptional regulator — MATVRDVAALAGVSISTVSRALSAPGMVSESTRERVEQAAKKLDYRPNPTARGLRVGRTTTLGLLVPDLENPFFASITKAVQSRGRTSGYAVLIADSDEDASQELELVSMLAAQVDGLVLASPRSSDVSLLAAVDGLPTVLLNREVDGLASLAVDNAGGVRQSLGHLRALGHRTVAAVSGPAGSWSGAERRRGLEVAGAELGVEVVDVGHFRPTFAGGVAAADLVAASGATAVLTYNDLQALGLVDRLRQRGLEVPRDLSVVGFDDVSVATLVSPALTTVQIPLAALGRGAVDLVVEQLDGGDDAPAPGRRRAAAAREDRELLDLEDAAPDGGGDRDDDLSDLAEDHLPQRSRLSVELVVRGTTSVPAAVA; from the coding sequence ATGGCGACGGTGCGCGACGTGGCAGCGCTCGCAGGTGTCTCGATCTCGACGGTCTCCCGTGCGCTCTCGGCGCCCGGCATGGTCTCGGAGTCCACCCGGGAGCGCGTCGAGCAGGCGGCGAAGAAGCTCGACTACCGTCCCAACCCGACGGCGCGCGGGCTGCGCGTCGGACGGACCACCACCCTCGGCCTGCTGGTCCCCGACCTCGAGAACCCCTTCTTCGCGTCGATCACCAAGGCCGTGCAGAGCCGCGGCAGGACGAGCGGCTACGCCGTGCTCATCGCCGACTCCGACGAGGACGCGAGCCAGGAGCTCGAGCTGGTCTCGATGCTCGCCGCGCAGGTCGACGGACTCGTCCTCGCCTCGCCCAGGTCCTCGGACGTCTCCCTCCTGGCGGCGGTCGACGGCCTGCCGACCGTCCTGCTCAACCGCGAGGTCGACGGCCTCGCCTCGCTCGCCGTCGACAACGCCGGTGGGGTCCGCCAGTCCCTCGGCCACCTCAGGGCTCTCGGTCACCGGACGGTGGCGGCGGTGAGCGGCCCGGCCGGCTCGTGGTCCGGCGCGGAGCGCCGACGGGGCCTCGAGGTCGCAGGAGCCGAGCTCGGCGTCGAGGTCGTGGACGTCGGGCACTTCCGCCCGACCTTCGCCGGGGGCGTCGCCGCCGCCGACCTCGTGGCGGCGAGCGGCGCGACCGCGGTGCTCACCTACAACGACCTCCAGGCGCTGGGCCTCGTCGACCGCCTCCGCCAGCGCGGGCTCGAGGTGCCGCGCGACCTGTCGGTCGTCGGCTTCGACGACGTCTCGGTCGCGACGCTCGTCTCGCCCGCGCTCACCACGGTGCAGATCCCGCTGGCTGCCCTCGGGCGGGGAGCGGTCGACCTGGTCGTCGAGCAGCTCGACGGCGGAGACGACGCACCCGCCCCCGGGCGCCGTCGAGCGGCTGCGGCGCGCGAGGACCGCGAGCTCCTCGACCTCGAGGACGCTGCTCCTGACGGTGGGGGCGACCGCGACGACGACCTCTCCGACCTCGCCGAGGACCACCTGCCGCAGCGCTCCAGGCTGTCCGTCGAGCTGGTGGTCCGGGGGACGACCAGCGTCCCGGCCGCCGTCGCCTGA
- the uxaC gene encoding glucuronate isomerase has translation MSTATPSTATYPLPDGAAGWTLHDDRALPADPSTRAAAREIYQQTRSLPIVSMHGHVEAQTIDENLPFGNPAELLVVPDHYLVRMLVSQGASVDRLGIAPVDPTSTVVPEQDPRAVWRRFCESWHLFRGTPTRYWMEHELVEVFGVAERPSAESADRIYDHLDAALRSDAFRPRALFDRFDIEILASTDPAWSPLNHHANLAAAGWGERVVPTFRPDPLLHLDRPGWRGDVDLLATASGVDVTSYPAYLEALRERRAAFVAAGARATDHGHLLADTTPLADAEAHRIFDLALSGVAPSPAEAQAFSGHMLFQMAAMSAEDGLVMQLHPGVLRDHDRSVLETFGADKGYDIPVQVEYTRSLRPLLEAFGHHPGFRLVLFTIDETVYSRELAPLAGVYPAVRLGAPWWFLDSPDGMRRFRETSTETAGFYNTTGFVDDTRAFCSIPARHDLSRRVDAGYLARLVVEHRLDLDEATETAVDLAYTLPKAAYARRG, from the coding sequence GTGAGCACCGCGACGCCCAGCACCGCCACCTACCCGCTGCCCGACGGCGCGGCCGGCTGGACCCTCCACGACGACCGGGCGCTGCCCGCCGACCCCTCGACGCGCGCCGCCGCCCGGGAGATCTACCAGCAGACCCGGAGCCTGCCGATCGTGTCGATGCACGGGCACGTCGAGGCGCAGACCATCGACGAGAACCTCCCCTTCGGCAACCCGGCCGAGCTGCTCGTGGTCCCCGACCACTACCTGGTCCGGATGCTCGTGTCCCAGGGGGCGAGCGTCGACCGGCTGGGCATCGCCCCGGTCGACCCCACGAGCACGGTCGTGCCGGAGCAGGACCCGCGCGCCGTGTGGCGCCGGTTCTGCGAGAGCTGGCACCTGTTCCGCGGGACGCCCACCCGGTACTGGATGGAGCACGAGCTCGTCGAGGTGTTCGGCGTCGCCGAGCGCCCCTCGGCGGAGTCCGCCGACCGGATCTACGACCACCTCGACGCAGCGCTGCGCAGCGACGCCTTCCGCCCGCGCGCGCTCTTCGACCGCTTCGACATCGAGATCCTCGCGTCGACGGACCCCGCGTGGAGCCCGCTGAACCACCACGCGAACCTCGCGGCCGCCGGGTGGGGCGAGCGGGTGGTGCCCACCTTCCGACCGGACCCGCTGCTGCACCTCGACCGTCCCGGGTGGCGTGGCGACGTGGACCTGCTCGCCACGGCCTCGGGTGTCGACGTCACGTCGTACCCGGCGTACCTCGAGGCGCTCCGCGAGCGCCGTGCCGCCTTCGTGGCCGCCGGGGCCCGGGCCACCGACCACGGTCACCTCCTCGCCGACACCACCCCGCTCGCCGACGCCGAGGCGCACCGCATCTTCGACCTGGCGCTGAGCGGCGTCGCACCGAGCCCGGCAGAGGCGCAGGCCTTCAGCGGTCACATGCTGTTCCAGATGGCCGCGATGTCGGCCGAGGACGGCCTGGTCATGCAGCTGCACCCGGGTGTGCTCCGCGACCACGACAGGTCCGTGCTGGAAACCTTCGGGGCCGACAAGGGCTACGACATCCCCGTGCAGGTCGAGTACACGCGGTCGCTGCGCCCCCTCCTCGAGGCCTTCGGGCACCACCCCGGCTTCCGGCTGGTGCTCTTCACCATCGACGAGACCGTCTACTCGCGCGAGCTGGCCCCGCTGGCCGGTGTGTACCCGGCGGTGCGCCTCGGTGCGCCCTGGTGGTTCCTCGACTCCCCGGACGGCATGCGCCGGTTCCGGGAGACCTCGACCGAGACGGCCGGCTTCTACAACACGACCGGCTTCGTGGACGACACCCGCGCCTTCTGCTCCATCCCGGCCCGCCACGACCTGTCCCGCCGGGTCGACGCGGGATACCTCGCGCGGCTCGTCGTCGAGCACCGCCTCGACCTCGACGAGGCGACCGAGACGGCCGTGGACCTCGCGTACACCCTCCCGAAGGCCGCGTACGCACGGCGCGGGTAG